Below is a window of Leucobacter sp. Psy1 DNA.
GTGCATCGATGAGTCCGAGCCCCTGGTCAGACGCGATCCCGCTGGGGCGAGATCTCCGTCTCGTGGTGTGCGACATGGATGGGACGCTGCTCGATGGCGAACAGCGGATCCCGGATGACTTCTGGGCGGTCTCCGAGCGACTCGCCGACCGAGGCATCGCGCTCGTTCCGGCGAGCGGGAGGCAGTACGCAACGCTGCAGCGCATGTTCGCCGAGGAGCAGAGCGTCACCACCTTCATCGCAGAGAACGGCAATCTCGTGGTCCGCGACGGGGAAGCCGATGTCGTCGGGTGCCTGCCGCAGGAGTTGGTCCTCAGCGTCGCGGAGCGGGTGCGGGGGGCCGGCGACCGAGACCTGGGTCTCGTGTTCTGCGGGAGGCGGAGCGCGTACATCGAGCGCAGCGACGCGGCGTTCGTCTCTGAAGCGGAGCGCTATTACGCCCAACTGGAGGTCGTCGACGACCTGACGGAGGTGGACGACCTGCCGCTGAAGCTCGCGGTCTACGCGTTCGACGGCGCGGAGTCCGCGGCGCAGGACGTGCTGAGCGGGATACCCGGGACGCACGAGGTCGTCGTATCGGGCGAGCACTGGGCCGACATCATGAACCCCGACGTGAACAAGGGAGTCGCGCTGCGCGAGCTCCAGCGTGCGCTCGGGGTCACGCCGGCGCAGACGGCGGCCTTCGGCGACTACCTCAACGATCTCGAGATGCTGGAGGCAGCCGAACTGTCATTCGCGATGGAGAACGCACACGCCCGCGTCAAGGCCGGTGCGCGCTTCTCGGCCCCTTCGAACCGTGCGCACGGCGTGGTCCGCGTGCTCGAGCAGCTGCTGGAGGCGTAGATGAGGATCGTCATCGGCGGCGCCTCCGGCATGATCGGCACGGCGCTGCAGCACGAACTCCTGGCCCGCGGCGATGAGGTCGTCGCCCTAGTGCGGCGACCCGCGCGGAGGCCGGAGGAGCGGAGTTGGGATCCTGCCGAGCGGACCCTCGATCCGGAACACCTCACCGGCGCCGACGCCGTTGTGAATCTCTCGGGCGCGTCGCTCTCCCGGTTGCCGTGGACGCGAGCGTACCGTCAGGAGATCCTCGACTCGCGGGTCGATGCGACGGCGACAGTGACGGCGGCCCTGCGCTCACTCGCTGAGGCAGGGGACGCCGTGCCCACGCTCGTGAGCGGCTCCGCCGTCGGGTTCTACGGAGACCGGCCGGGGGAGATCCTCGATGAGCGATCGGCGCGAGGTTCGGGATTTCTCGCCGACGTCGTGGATCGGTGGGAGCGCGAGGCGCGGTCGGCGCCGGCCGCGACGCGTGTCGCGCTGATCCGGACCGGGATCGTCATCGGCGACGGAGGCGCCGGCCGAGTGCTCCGGCGGATCGCCCGCCTCGGTGTCGCCGGCCCCATCGGTCCGGGGACCCAGCACTGGCCGTGGGTCAGCCTGCGCGACGAGGTCGACGCCATCGTCCACCTGATCGACGGGGATCGCGAGGGAGTGGTCAACGCGGTTGGACCCGAACCAGCGACCGCCGCTGACATCGTCCGGGCGGTGGCACGTGAGACGCGACGCCCCTACTGGGCTCCGCTGCCCGCGCCAGTCGTTTCCGGTCTGCTCGGCACCGGGGGTCGCGAGATGCTGCTCGCCGATCAGCATGCTCGTCCGGCGGCGCTCGAGGCTGCAGGATTCGCGTTCCGGCATCGGACGGTCGACGAGGCGATCCGCGCGGAACTGGTGCCAGGCGCGTGAGGCTCTGGTCGCTGCACCCCAGGCAGCTCGACCGGGTCGGCCTGGTGGCGTGCTGGCGTGAGTCCCTGCTGGCGCAGAACGTGCTCGCCGGGAAGACGCGGGGGTACCGCAATCATCCGCAGTTGACGCGCTTCCGCGCCACCGAGTTCCCCCTGAACGCCGTCGGAGCGTACCTGGTGGGCCTCCAGGGGGAGGCGACGCGACGCGGGTACCGCTTCAACGAGGAGAAGATCCTCGACTCGTCGGACCTCGGCGGTGCGATTCCCGTGACGAACGGGCAGCTCGCGTACGAGTGGGAGCACCTCGGACGCAAGTTCGAGCAGCGCAGTCCGGAGCTTGTCGAGGCGTGGCGCACCGGAACACCTGAGCCCCATCCGCTGTTCGCGCCCCGCCCGGGTGGCATCGAGGAGTGGGAGCGGCCGTGACAGTGCCCGAAGCGACGGGATTCCCGTCGTCGCGTGCGAGCCGGATACACTGACCTGTGGTCGGCGAGCGCCGGCCGCAGACGCAGGGAGCTGGTGTGACGGGGGAAACGGTGAGTGAAGCCGAGGCTGCACCGACGCCGCGTCGTCCTGTCAGGAAGCGGCGCTCCCAGCGGTGGATCTGGGTGCTGCTCAGTCTGCTCGCCGTGCTGCTGCTCGGCGGGGGGATCTCGCTCCCGCTCATCCTGCACCAGTCCGATTCGCGCCAGTACGCCGACGTCATCGCCGAGAGCATCGCGGTGCGAGACGATCTGCGCGAAGTGGCACCGCGAGCCGACGCGGCCGAGCTGATCGCGCACCTGCGCGTCGAGGCCTCGGACGGTGCCGTCGAGACCCTTCAGACGATCGGTGACGCGGAGGAGCCGATCCTGACCCCGGAAGTAGCTGAAGCGGTGAGCGCAGCCGCCACGACGCTCAGCGACGCCCG
It encodes the following:
- a CDS encoding pyrimidine dimer DNA glycosylase/endonuclease V; protein product: MRLWSLHPRQLDRVGLVACWRESLLAQNVLAGKTRGYRNHPQLTRFRATEFPLNAVGAYLVGLQGEATRRGYRFNEEKILDSSDLGGAIPVTNGQLAYEWEHLGRKFEQRSPELVEAWRTGTPEPHPLFAPRPGGIEEWERP
- a CDS encoding TIGR01777 family oxidoreductase, whose protein sequence is MRIVIGGASGMIGTALQHELLARGDEVVALVRRPARRPEERSWDPAERTLDPEHLTGADAVVNLSGASLSRLPWTRAYRQEILDSRVDATATVTAALRSLAEAGDAVPTLVSGSAVGFYGDRPGEILDERSARGSGFLADVVDRWEREARSAPAATRVALIRTGIVIGDGGAGRVLRRIARLGVAGPIGPGTQHWPWVSLRDEVDAIVHLIDGDREGVVNAVGPEPATAADIVRAVARETRRPYWAPLPAPVVSGLLGTGGREMLLADQHARPAALEAAGFAFRHRTVDEAIRAELVPGA
- a CDS encoding Cof-type HAD-IIB family hydrolase, with product MSPSPWSDAIPLGRDLRLVVCDMDGTLLDGEQRIPDDFWAVSERLADRGIALVPASGRQYATLQRMFAEEQSVTTFIAENGNLVVRDGEADVVGCLPQELVLSVAERVRGAGDRDLGLVFCGRRSAYIERSDAAFVSEAERYYAQLEVVDDLTEVDDLPLKLAVYAFDGAESAAQDVLSGIPGTHEVVVSGEHWADIMNPDVNKGVALRELQRALGVTPAQTAAFGDYLNDLEMLEAAELSFAMENAHARVKAGARFSAPSNRAHGVVRVLEQLLEA